Proteins from one Mycobacterium sp. EPa45 genomic window:
- a CDS encoding DUF1990 domain-containing protein → MKLSDLADRPLTYAEVGATAAELPAGYHHVRLSSRIGSGRDRFERAAHAVMRYGMLRGAGLRVAATTEVAEVGTDVLGRLGPFAAPCRVVYVVDEPNRRGFAYGSLPGHAVSGEEMFGVRFEPGDESVHAEVVAFSRPATWWSQVGSPVASLVQRVITRRYLSVV, encoded by the coding sequence GTGAAGCTCAGCGACCTGGCCGACCGCCCGCTGACCTATGCCGAGGTCGGCGCTACGGCGGCGGAATTGCCTGCGGGCTATCACCACGTGCGGCTGTCGTCCCGGATCGGTAGCGGCCGAGACCGGTTCGAGCGAGCGGCCCACGCAGTGATGCGCTACGGAATGCTGCGCGGTGCGGGCCTGCGGGTCGCCGCCACGACGGAAGTGGCAGAGGTGGGCACGGATGTTCTCGGTCGGCTGGGTCCGTTCGCCGCGCCCTGCCGGGTGGTTTACGTGGTCGACGAGCCCAACCGGCGCGGCTTCGCCTACGGAAGTCTGCCCGGCCATGCGGTGTCCGGCGAGGAAATGTTCGGGGTGCGCTTCGAGCCCGGGGACGAGTCCGTGCACGCCGAGGTGGTGGCGTTCTCCAGACCGGCGACGTGGTGGAGCCAGGTCGGGTCGCCGGTGGCCTCGCTGGTTCAGCGGGTCATCACCCGGCGCTACCTGTCGGTGGTGTAG
- a CDS encoding thiolase family protein — protein sequence MGLRGEAAIVGYTELPSTKRPTGPLEFTLEQWARLAAAALDDAGLSASDVDGICTTHLQESQIFVPSTVIEYLGIKANFAEMVDLGGASAVAMVWRAAAAIELGLCNAVLCVIPATPLTPVSAQKPLDVSELMYFGASSNRYGSPQAEFEIPYGNLGQNGPYGQVATLYGATYGYDERTMAKISVDQRVNANHTPGAIFLDAPITVDDVVNSPIIAAPLHMLEIVMPVMGGAAVLVTGADLARRSANRPVWIKGFGERVPYKTPTYAHELLQTPMIKAAASAFSMAGLAPADMDMVSIYDCYTITVLLSLEDAGFCEKGKGLQFVAEHDLTFRGDFPMNTAGGQLGYGQAGTAGGMHHICDAARQIMGRSGATQVKDCNRAFVSGNGGILSEQTTLVLEGD from the coding sequence ATGGGTCTGCGCGGAGAGGCCGCGATCGTCGGCTACACCGAACTCCCCTCCACCAAGCGACCGACCGGGCCGCTGGAGTTCACCCTCGAGCAGTGGGCGCGACTGGCGGCGGCAGCACTGGACGACGCGGGATTGTCGGCATCGGACGTGGACGGCATCTGCACCACGCACCTGCAGGAATCGCAGATCTTCGTACCGTCGACGGTCATCGAGTACCTCGGCATCAAAGCCAATTTCGCCGAGATGGTCGACCTCGGTGGGGCGAGCGCGGTGGCGATGGTGTGGCGCGCCGCAGCCGCCATCGAGCTGGGCCTGTGCAACGCGGTGCTGTGCGTGATCCCGGCGACGCCGCTGACCCCGGTGAGTGCACAGAAGCCGCTGGACGTCAGCGAGCTGATGTACTTCGGGGCATCGAGCAACCGGTACGGCTCGCCGCAGGCCGAATTCGAGATTCCCTACGGCAATCTCGGGCAGAACGGGCCCTATGGCCAGGTCGCGACGCTGTACGGCGCCACCTACGGCTACGACGAGCGGACGATGGCCAAGATCAGCGTCGACCAGCGGGTCAACGCCAATCACACGCCGGGGGCGATCTTCCTGGATGCACCGATCACCGTCGACGACGTGGTCAACAGCCCGATCATCGCCGCACCGCTGCACATGCTGGAGATCGTGATGCCGGTGATGGGCGGAGCGGCAGTACTGGTCACAGGGGCCGATTTGGCCCGCCGCAGCGCCAACCGCCCGGTGTGGATCAAGGGATTCGGCGAGCGGGTGCCCTACAAGACGCCCACCTACGCCCACGAGCTGCTACAGACGCCGATGATCAAGGCCGCCGCGTCCGCGTTCTCGATGGCCGGGCTGGCCCCGGCCGACATGGACATGGTGTCGATCTACGACTGCTACACGATCACGGTGCTGCTCAGCCTCGAAGACGCCGGGTTCTGCGAGAAGGGCAAGGGCCTGCAGTTCGTGGCCGAGCACGACCTGACGTTCCGCGGCGACTTTCCGATGAACACCGCGGGTGGCCAGCTGGGTTACGGGCAGGCCGGCACAGCAGGCGGCATGCATCACATCTGCGATGCCGCCCGTCAGATCATGGGCCGCTCGGGCGCCACCCAGGTCAAGGACTGCAACCGCGCGTTCGTCTCGGGCAATGGCGGCATCTTGAGCGAACAGACCACCCTCGTATTGGAAGGCGACTAA
- a CDS encoding acyl-CoA dehydrogenase: MSTATVQRWLDAGELNLPLPGSGGTLTRWQSLADLCERDVVAGRLAEAHTDAVAILAELRGPPVRPGRLWGVWAAEAPGAVVTALRDGDVVTLSGTKAWCSGAGLCADALVTAHTETGARGLYAVDLHGRGVQLLPSEWRNSGMADSDTRSVRFDAAPAIPVGGVDEYLTRPGFWHGAAGVAACWLGAARAVAAPLYRAVAEKQRDNPHAAAHLGAVDSALAAAAALMASTAAEVDTAPDSDAEVAARRLRAAVETAVDAVIGRTARALGPAPLALDEAHARRVADLSMYVRQSHAEKDLAALGALVAR; this comes from the coding sequence ATGAGCACCGCGACCGTGCAGCGGTGGCTTGACGCCGGTGAGCTGAATCTCCCGTTACCCGGCTCGGGTGGCACCCTGACGCGTTGGCAGTCCTTGGCCGACCTGTGCGAACGGGACGTGGTCGCCGGCCGACTCGCGGAGGCACACACCGACGCCGTGGCGATCCTGGCCGAACTCCGCGGACCGCCGGTGCGGCCGGGCCGGTTGTGGGGCGTGTGGGCGGCCGAAGCCCCCGGGGCGGTGGTGACCGCTCTGCGCGACGGCGACGTCGTGACGCTGAGCGGAACGAAGGCGTGGTGCTCCGGTGCCGGGCTCTGCGCCGACGCTCTGGTGACGGCCCACACCGAGACCGGTGCCCGCGGCCTATACGCGGTAGACCTGCACGGCCGCGGCGTTCAGTTGTTGCCGAGCGAGTGGCGAAACTCCGGCATGGCCGACTCCGACACCCGGTCGGTGCGGTTCGACGCCGCGCCTGCCATCCCGGTCGGCGGCGTAGACGAGTATCTGACGCGGCCGGGCTTTTGGCATGGCGCGGCGGGCGTCGCCGCCTGCTGGCTGGGTGCCGCCCGCGCTGTCGCCGCACCCCTGTATCGGGCGGTGGCCGAGAAACAGCGCGACAACCCGCATGCCGCAGCCCATCTCGGCGCCGTGGACTCGGCACTGGCCGCCGCGGCCGCCCTGATGGCGAGCACCGCCGCGGAGGTCGATACCGCTCCGGACAGCGACGCCGAGGTGGCGGCCAGGCGGTTGCGCGCGGCCGTCGAGACCGCGGTCGATGCGGTCATCGGCCGCACCGCCCGGGCATTGGGCCCTGCCCCGCTGGCCCTGGACGAAGCGCACGCCCGCCGTGTCGCCGATCTGAGCATGTACGTCCGGCAGAGCCACGCCGAGAAGGACCTCGCGGCACTGGGTGCCCTGGTGGCCCGGTGA
- a CDS encoding GAF and ANTAR domain-containing protein: protein MRAVMPVDDQEELADAAARIAEIARSLYERRTLGGGVVAELVEHAAAELPGAEYANITVTASQSEIDTPAATHSWAVRIDDIQRHTGEGPCLSSAWDHRVVHVADLSGETRWPAFCAEALKTTPVRSIMGYQLFLTGKVMGALNVFAERPNAFDERTKQLGSLFAAHSALVWDAARRESQFREALASRDIIGQAKGMIMERYSKDANQAFEMLRQLSHDTNVPLAEVAAKIVDAAQAQLNPG, encoded by the coding sequence ATGCGAGCAGTCATGCCGGTCGATGATCAAGAGGAACTCGCGGATGCGGCTGCCCGCATCGCGGAAATCGCCCGCAGCCTCTACGAACGGCGGACCCTTGGCGGCGGTGTGGTCGCCGAACTCGTGGAGCACGCCGCGGCGGAACTGCCCGGTGCGGAGTACGCCAACATCACTGTGACGGCAAGCCAGTCCGAAATCGACACCCCCGCGGCGACGCATTCGTGGGCGGTTCGGATCGACGACATTCAACGGCACACCGGGGAAGGCCCATGCCTGTCGTCGGCCTGGGACCACCGCGTGGTGCACGTCGCGGATCTGTCCGGCGAGACCCGCTGGCCGGCATTCTGCGCCGAGGCTCTGAAGACCACACCGGTGCGCAGCATCATGGGCTATCAACTGTTCCTGACCGGAAAGGTGATGGGGGCGCTGAATGTCTTCGCCGAACGTCCCAACGCATTCGACGAACGAACCAAACAGCTGGGCTCGCTGTTCGCCGCGCACTCGGCCCTGGTGTGGGACGCGGCACGGCGCGAATCGCAATTCCGCGAGGCCTTGGCCAGTCGCGACATCATCGGCCAGGCCAAGGGCATGATCATGGAGCGCTACAGCAAAGACGCCAACCAGGCGTTCGAAATGCTGCGGCAGCTGTCGCACGACACCAACGTTCCGCTGGCCGAGGTGGCGGCCAAGATCGTTGATGCGGCGCAAGCACAGTTGAATCCGGGCTGA
- a CDS encoding ATP-binding protein, giving the protein MTTPSYASPAADGDRFIRNDVVADAHNAARVRDEFATWLRACGDIDRVRFSDVVLAVNEALANTAEFAYLLKGGVGTIDVEAVRDSDNLTVTIADQGHWRESTPATQSRARGRGIPLMRALADHVTIDSSALGTTVCLRFEQFHAVQKSDDARVG; this is encoded by the coding sequence ATGACGACACCGAGTTACGCCAGTCCCGCAGCCGACGGTGACCGCTTCATACGCAACGATGTCGTCGCTGACGCGCACAACGCAGCCAGGGTCCGCGATGAGTTCGCAACCTGGTTGCGGGCGTGCGGAGACATCGACCGAGTTCGTTTCAGCGACGTCGTGCTGGCGGTCAACGAGGCCCTGGCCAATACGGCCGAATTTGCCTACCTGCTGAAAGGCGGGGTCGGCACCATCGACGTGGAAGCCGTTCGCGACAGTGACAACCTGACCGTGACGATCGCGGATCAAGGTCACTGGCGCGAGTCGACGCCGGCCACACAGAGCCGGGCGCGCGGCCGGGGCATCCCGCTGATGCGGGCCCTCGCCGACCACGTCACGATCGATTCCTCAGCGTTGGGCACCACCGTGTGCCTGCGCTTCGAGCAGTTTCACGCCGTGCAGAAGTCCGACGACGCCAGGGTCGGATAG
- a CDS encoding PIG-L deacetylase family protein, protein MSAVAASNAARFAARPIAGGGTPAEEWVQRQSPYPVLPLDQCPGLVVVAPHPDDEVLGFGAAAFSIAARGIDVHTVIASDGGGAWAGLSASERSQLEETRRSESRSAATLLGLDIPTFLGLADGRLAEQESELTDLLTDVLSNRGPGTWCAATWRGDGHPDHEAVGRAAAVAASRTAAVLLEYPVWMWHWARPGDDVVPWHRATRVAMNAVAKQRKSAAIAAFRSQVGSDGANREPILAPHVLARLERVGEVVFR, encoded by the coding sequence GTGAGTGCCGTCGCGGCGAGCAATGCGGCACGGTTCGCCGCCAGACCTATCGCCGGAGGCGGAACACCCGCCGAAGAATGGGTTCAGCGCCAGAGCCCGTATCCGGTGCTGCCGCTGGATCAGTGCCCGGGGCTTGTCGTGGTGGCACCCCATCCCGACGACGAGGTGCTTGGTTTCGGCGCGGCGGCGTTCTCGATCGCGGCTCGCGGCATCGACGTGCACACGGTCATCGCCAGCGACGGGGGCGGGGCCTGGGCAGGTCTGTCGGCGTCCGAACGATCGCAGCTCGAGGAAACCCGGCGCAGTGAGTCACGTTCGGCAGCAACACTGTTGGGTCTTGATATCCCCACTTTCCTCGGGCTCGCCGACGGACGGCTCGCTGAACAGGAATCCGAGCTGACCGACCTGCTCACCGACGTGCTGTCCAACCGCGGCCCGGGCACGTGGTGTGCGGCGACGTGGCGTGGTGACGGGCATCCCGATCACGAGGCGGTCGGGCGGGCGGCTGCCGTCGCGGCGTCCCGCACCGCAGCCGTGCTCCTGGAGTACCCGGTGTGGATGTGGCACTGGGCCAGACCCGGCGACGACGTCGTACCGTGGCATCGAGCGACCCGGGTAGCCATGAATGCTGTTGCGAAGCAACGAAAGAGCGCTGCTATCGCAGCCTTCAGGAGCCAGGTCGGATCCGATGGCGCGAACCGGGAACCGATCCTGGCGCCGCATGTGCTGGCACGGTTGGAGCGCGTTGGCGAGGTGGTGTTCCGATGA
- a CDS encoding PaaI family thioesterase gives MTAAVHPGGGFNPPVPTSKGGPDYGRFLDAVRDLQDHARAVDAPDEVITRAADLLEQASALLTPYDADEWTAPSGRRMDLPMRGSILAVPNETEVGEDGRLRGWVRFRRYHLGRNGAVHGGFIAHLFDSVLGKTSIMLTGGTVRRTAYLHVNYRKIVPIEKELQVEAGVVRTEGRKVFVDVRLCDGDDLLADGEGLFVALKPGQP, from the coding sequence ATGACGGCGGCGGTCCATCCCGGTGGCGGATTCAACCCGCCGGTGCCGACGAGCAAGGGCGGGCCGGATTACGGCCGGTTCCTCGACGCGGTGCGCGACCTGCAGGACCACGCTCGCGCCGTGGACGCGCCCGATGAGGTGATCACCCGGGCCGCTGACCTTCTCGAGCAAGCGTCGGCGCTGCTGACGCCCTACGACGCCGACGAATGGACCGCGCCTTCGGGGCGGCGAATGGACCTGCCGATGCGCGGCAGCATCCTGGCCGTCCCCAACGAGACGGAGGTCGGCGAGGACGGCCGGCTGCGGGGCTGGGTCCGGTTCCGGCGCTACCACCTTGGTCGCAACGGCGCGGTCCACGGCGGTTTCATCGCCCATCTCTTCGATTCGGTCCTGGGCAAGACGTCGATCATGCTGACCGGCGGGACCGTCCGGCGGACCGCATACCTGCATGTCAACTACCGCAAGATCGTGCCTATCGAGAAGGAACTCCAGGTCGAGGCCGGGGTTGTGCGGACCGAGGGCCGCAAAGTCTTCGTCGATGTCCGGCTCTGCGACGGCGACGACCTGCTGGCCGATGGTGAAGGACTGTTCGTGGCGCTGAAACCGGGGCAGCCGTGA
- a CDS encoding TetR/AcrR family transcriptional regulator: protein MTPKIAPRRPPGGSQVRADRTREAVLDETVRCVVEEGFAAASAKHIAERAGVTWGVVQYHFGDRDGLLMAVVDRGFTELLELLRNLPPPSAAQTRRKRVELVVHAAWEAFSSPTSRASLEILIGTRAMRDERGTRRLVELQRAISDLSRDIAEGLDNPHAVAIGDLIWATMRGLVITQLVMAVPQHSNRELTALVDVICSYLDRHAQTQ from the coding sequence GTGACTCCAAAGATCGCGCCGCGTCGGCCGCCGGGCGGTAGTCAAGTGCGCGCGGACCGCACCCGCGAGGCGGTGCTGGACGAGACCGTGCGCTGCGTGGTCGAGGAGGGGTTTGCTGCCGCAAGCGCCAAGCACATCGCCGAACGGGCCGGCGTGACCTGGGGTGTCGTGCAATATCACTTCGGCGACCGCGACGGGCTGCTGATGGCCGTCGTCGACCGGGGGTTCACCGAACTGCTGGAGTTGCTGCGCAACCTGCCACCCCCGTCGGCCGCGCAAACCCGGCGCAAGCGGGTGGAATTGGTGGTCCACGCCGCGTGGGAAGCCTTCTCCAGCCCGACCTCGCGCGCCTCGCTGGAGATTCTCATCGGCACCCGGGCCATGCGCGACGAACGAGGCACCCGACGCCTGGTCGAATTGCAAAGGGCCATATCGGATTTGAGCCGCGATATCGCCGAGGGGCTGGACAACCCGCACGCCGTGGCGATCGGTGACCTCATCTGGGCGACCATGCGGGGGTTGGTGATCACCCAGCTCGTCATGGCCGTACCACAGCACAGCAATCGTGAGCTGACCGCACTGGTCGACGTGATCTGCTCATACCTCGATCGACATGCGCAAACACAATGA
- a CDS encoding flavodoxin family protein translates to MTTTVGTLKALALVCSLKPSPASSSSELIAQHVFETLRGLGVDCESLRAVDFAIAPGVEADMGDGDQWPSIRTKVLDADILLISTPIWLGHPSSVTQRVLERLDAELSNKDDDGRPVMVGKVAIVSVVGNEDGAHKVIADLFQSLNDVGYSIPAQGSTYWNGEAMQSTDYNDLDEVPEAVASATAAAARNAVHLVRLLRAAKYPAYE, encoded by the coding sequence GTGACCACCACCGTAGGAACCCTCAAAGCGCTCGCGCTGGTGTGCAGCCTCAAGCCCAGCCCGGCATCGTCCAGCAGCGAACTGATCGCCCAGCACGTCTTCGAGACACTGCGTGGTCTGGGTGTGGACTGTGAATCGCTTCGCGCGGTCGACTTCGCGATCGCCCCCGGTGTCGAGGCCGATATGGGCGACGGCGACCAATGGCCGAGCATCAGAACCAAGGTGCTCGACGCCGACATCCTGCTGATCAGCACACCGATATGGCTCGGTCACCCCTCGAGCGTCACCCAGCGTGTCCTGGAGCGCCTTGACGCGGAACTGTCGAACAAGGACGACGACGGTCGTCCGGTCATGGTCGGCAAGGTGGCAATCGTCAGCGTGGTCGGCAACGAGGACGGCGCGCACAAGGTCATCGCCGACCTGTTCCAGTCGCTCAACGATGTCGGCTACAGCATTCCCGCGCAGGGCTCCACCTACTGGAACGGCGAGGCGATGCAGTCCACGGACTACAACGATCTCGACGAGGTGCCCGAGGCGGTGGCGTCGGCGACCGCGGCGGCCGCACGCAATGCGGTGCACCTCGTCCGCCTGTTGCGCGCTGCGAAATACCCGGCTTACGAGTGA
- a CDS encoding glycosyltransferase family 2 protein, whose protein sequence is MAATGFDRAAIVVPAHNESSALPECLLAVLAAAARAGIPVTVVVVLDSCNDGSNALSDRFGPDVHFLEIDARSVGAARAAGFSYARNEGVTGPTTWYATTDADSRVDANWLVRQLSARADMVLGVVRITNWRQIPMKAVGRYLRAYHAKIQPGRVAHDHVHGANMGFAADAYWHVGGFDALSSGEDVDLVHRFEVTGYRIRRDTRLSVATSARQIGRAPAGFAAHLRGMLVPERDSA, encoded by the coding sequence GTGGCTGCTACTGGTTTCGACAGGGCGGCGATCGTCGTGCCCGCCCACAACGAGTCGTCGGCCCTACCGGAATGCCTGCTGGCTGTGTTGGCCGCGGCCGCGAGAGCCGGTATTCCGGTGACGGTGGTGGTCGTGCTGGACAGCTGCAATGACGGAAGCAACGCACTGTCGGACCGCTTCGGTCCCGACGTGCACTTCCTGGAGATCGACGCCCGCAGCGTCGGAGCGGCCCGTGCCGCCGGCTTCTCTTACGCCCGCAACGAGGGTGTGACCGGACCGACCACCTGGTACGCAACCACCGACGCGGACAGCCGGGTGGACGCCAATTGGCTGGTGCGCCAGCTCTCCGCCAGAGCCGATATGGTCCTCGGCGTCGTGCGGATCACGAACTGGCGCCAGATCCCGATGAAGGCGGTCGGTCGCTACCTACGGGCCTATCACGCCAAGATCCAGCCCGGCCGCGTCGCCCATGATCACGTCCACGGCGCGAACATGGGTTTCGCGGCCGACGCCTACTGGCATGTCGGCGGATTCGATGCGCTGTCCAGTGGCGAGGACGTCGACCTGGTCCATCGTTTCGAAGTGACCGGTTACCGCATCCGCCGCGATACCCGCCTGTCGGTGGCCACCTCCGCACGCCAGATCGGCCGTGCCCCAGCCGGATTCGCAGCCCATCTGCGAGGCATGCTGGTTCCGGAACGCGACTCGGCATGA
- a CDS encoding Zn-ribbon domain-containing OB-fold protein has protein sequence MGDFDRPMPIPTPTTQPFWDALAEHKVRIQYSPSAQRYVFYPRVLAPGTLADDLEWREISGAASLYTYTVAYRPVAPHFAADAPQLLAVVQWDEGPRFSTEIVNAEPADLRVGMCLAPVFCDYPDAGITMLRYEPA, from the coding sequence GTGGGCGACTTCGACAGGCCGATGCCCATCCCGACGCCGACCACGCAGCCGTTCTGGGATGCCCTGGCCGAACACAAGGTCCGCATCCAGTACTCGCCGTCCGCGCAACGGTACGTGTTCTATCCGCGGGTACTGGCGCCGGGAACGCTGGCCGACGATCTGGAGTGGCGGGAGATCTCCGGGGCCGCCTCGCTCTACACCTATACGGTCGCCTATCGGCCGGTGGCACCACACTTCGCGGCCGATGCGCCGCAGCTCCTGGCGGTCGTTCAATGGGACGAGGGGCCGCGGTTCTCGACCGAGATCGTCAACGCCGAACCGGCGGACCTGAGAGTCGGCATGTGCTTGGCGCCGGTGTTCTGCGACTATCCCGACGCGGGCATCACGATGTTGCGGTACGAGCCGGCCTGA
- a CDS encoding SAM-dependent methyltransferase, which yields MTGRLPPDYFDALYAESSDPWQLSSRWYERRKYAITLAVLPRERYRHAFEPGCSIGVLTEHLSARCDHVTATDVADTALAQADARLRAGGCRDSVTLLNQSFDTSWPATDFDLVLISEMGYYFDADTLRTTLHRELPRLQSDATIVTAHWRHPVADYPLSGDAVTAVVAATPGLNRIGGYADDDVIIEVFETGSAQSVAVRTGVPGAEPR from the coding sequence ATGACGGGCAGGCTGCCCCCGGACTACTTCGACGCCCTCTACGCGGAGTCGAGTGACCCTTGGCAGCTCTCCTCGCGATGGTACGAACGCCGCAAGTATGCGATCACCCTCGCCGTGCTGCCCCGCGAACGTTACCGCCACGCGTTCGAGCCGGGATGTTCGATCGGGGTGCTCACCGAACACCTCAGTGCCCGATGTGACCACGTGACGGCCACCGATGTGGCCGACACGGCGCTGGCACAAGCGGATGCCCGCCTGCGCGCCGGCGGGTGCCGCGACTCGGTGACCCTGCTCAATCAATCATTCGATACGAGTTGGCCGGCAACAGATTTCGATCTGGTGCTGATCTCAGAAATGGGCTACTACTTCGACGCTGACACGCTGCGCACAACACTGCACCGGGAACTACCCCGGCTGCAGTCGGATGCCACCATCGTCACCGCGCACTGGCGCCACCCGGTGGCCGACTATCCGCTGTCCGGTGACGCCGTCACTGCCGTCGTCGCCGCGACGCCGGGATTGAACCGGATCGGCGGATACGCCGACGACGACGTGATCATCGAGGTGTTCGAGACCGGCTCAGCGCAATCGGTGGCGGTCCGCACCGGCGTGCCGGGAGCCGAGCCCCGGTAA
- a CDS encoding SDR family NAD(P)-dependent oxidoreductase, with protein sequence MDGAPSLDGKVAVVTGTSRGVGLGIAHELLRAGATVVGCSRGPLDAMPGVAEQPEWLARSSQRVCDQGDYRAIDAFVDGVVADYGRIDILVNNAGGTVPAPHVESIPSLVSHIQGAPTADDEYERTVLFHAFAIQMNLISPMWFAIRVFRQMRHQDGIGSIVNISSGAGHPAGSPTLVSYGAAKSGLNHLTRSLAEEWGPKVRVNCLALGPTMTDNFKSFVLPKDDPTGERYFHAVPMHRAGEPAEVGRAVVFLCSGTADFINGTTIEIDGGMMPGVLYEAGLKTITDLL encoded by the coding sequence GTGGACGGTGCACCATCGTTGGACGGCAAGGTCGCCGTCGTCACCGGCACCAGTCGCGGGGTAGGACTCGGTATCGCACACGAATTGCTGCGCGCCGGAGCCACTGTCGTGGGCTGCTCACGCGGACCCTTGGACGCGATGCCCGGGGTGGCCGAGCAGCCCGAGTGGCTGGCGCGTTCCTCGCAGCGGGTGTGCGATCAGGGCGACTACCGAGCCATTGACGCGTTCGTGGACGGGGTGGTGGCCGATTATGGCCGCATCGACATCCTGGTCAACAACGCCGGCGGCACCGTGCCCGCCCCCCATGTCGAGAGCATCCCGAGCCTCGTCTCCCACATCCAGGGCGCCCCTACCGCGGACGACGAGTACGAGCGCACAGTGTTGTTCCACGCCTTCGCCATCCAGATGAATCTGATCAGCCCGATGTGGTTCGCCATCCGGGTGTTCAGGCAGATGCGTCATCAGGACGGCATCGGTTCGATCGTCAACATCTCCAGCGGTGCAGGGCATCCCGCCGGATCGCCGACACTGGTGTCCTACGGTGCGGCCAAATCCGGCCTCAATCATCTGACCCGGTCGCTGGCCGAAGAATGGGGACCGAAGGTGCGGGTGAATTGCCTGGCGCTGGGGCCGACGATGACCGACAACTTCAAGTCGTTCGTGCTGCCGAAAGATGACCCGACGGGGGAGAGGTACTTTCACGCCGTACCCATGCACCGGGCCGGCGAGCCGGCGGAGGTCGGTCGCGCGGTGGTGTTCTTATGCAGTGGCACAGCTGATTTCATCAATGGCACGACTATCGAGATCGACGGCGGCATGATGCCGGGCGTGCTGTACGAGGCGGGCTTGAAGACGATCACGGATCTGCTGTGA
- a CDS encoding dihydrodipicolinate reductase, which translates to MKRVIQFSTGNVGKHALPMIIDRPGLQLVGLHAHGADKVGRDAAQICGRPDPTGVIATDDIEALVALGADCVVYTSQAEMRPQQAIEEICRFLRAGTNVVGTSMVWLVAPHHADAWIREPLAQACADGGTSLYINGVDPGYSGDSLVYTALTLAGRATSITVSEICDYGSYDDAEFTGVSFGFGTTPDHTPIMFAPGVLSSLWGGQVRSLAEVLGLSLDEVRERHENWVTPEPIECTMMNVQPGHVAAVRFAVEGIRDGEPVITMEHVNRLTPATAPDWPYPPDGRLGVHRVVVHGSPGVELNTHLGLDGVDHNDGGVISTAARAVNAIDAVCAAPPGVLSVKDLPVTHADSVMW; encoded by the coding sequence GTGAAGCGCGTCATCCAGTTCTCCACCGGCAACGTCGGCAAGCACGCCTTGCCGATGATCATCGACCGGCCCGGCCTGCAGCTGGTCGGCCTGCACGCGCACGGCGCAGACAAGGTGGGCCGCGACGCCGCGCAGATCTGCGGGCGGCCCGACCCGACGGGAGTCATCGCCACTGACGACATCGAGGCCCTGGTGGCACTGGGCGCCGACTGCGTGGTGTACACCTCCCAAGCCGAGATGCGCCCGCAGCAGGCGATCGAGGAGATCTGTCGCTTCCTGCGGGCCGGCACCAATGTCGTCGGCACCTCGATGGTGTGGCTGGTCGCGCCGCACCACGCGGACGCGTGGATCCGCGAACCGTTGGCGCAGGCCTGCGCCGACGGTGGCACCTCGCTCTACATCAACGGCGTCGACCCCGGCTACTCCGGGGACAGCCTGGTCTACACGGCATTGACGCTGGCCGGACGCGCCACCTCGATCACGGTGTCGGAGATCTGCGACTACGGCAGTTACGACGACGCCGAATTCACCGGTGTCAGCTTCGGTTTCGGCACCACACCGGACCACACCCCGATCATGTTCGCGCCCGGCGTGCTGTCCTCGTTGTGGGGCGGACAGGTCCGTTCGCTGGCCGAGGTGCTCGGTCTCAGCCTCGACGAGGTGCGCGAGCGGCACGAAAACTGGGTGACGCCCGAGCCGATCGAGTGCACGATGATGAATGTGCAACCCGGCCATGTGGCCGCCGTACGGTTCGCGGTCGAGGGAATCCGCGACGGGGAGCCGGTCATCACGATGGAGCATGTCAACCGGCTCACCCCGGCCACCGCGCCCGACTGGCCCTATCCGCCCGACGGCCGCCTCGGCGTGCACCGGGTGGTGGTCCACGGCAGCCCCGGGGTCGAGCTCAACACCCATCTGGGGCTGGACGGCGTCGACCACAATGACGGCGGTGTGATCTCGACGGCCGCGCGCGCCGTCAATGCCATTGACGCGGTCTGCGCCGCACCGCCAGGTGTGTTGTCGGTCAAGGATCTACCGGTCACGCATGCCGACTCGGTGATGTGGTGA